A window of Abditibacteriaceae bacterium contains these coding sequences:
- a CDS encoding sugar-binding protein, whose product MAAPSLPKLDSITVNGDLADWGERGLRLPFLTPDSPRLPDPARSNASARFAWDETGLLIAVEVTDTTPSEAHIAAAAYTADSVELFLAADPAQPASVQLVLSPGNDPAHPEPRSYVFENHSVKVPPVPNKVTWAVKPRAGGYVAEARLAWATLGLRPVPGLTIGTRLYVNDDDGAGTRTRFVWQPEAGGPRYYALTLAADATSGVIDTPVAWTALDVADIVGRVNMIAGTALAGTKWQVKQGENLLGVLTLQPAGNSASGSLALPISRAPGTLTLSGPDNAVLTIRDTMSGDAAGVVARANGGRVSPADKQTLAFARAEFPQHVFTGSRFPTMGFGDMARVTRLLGAEPKITTLWMDAEGRDVTAPLAPGRYAARSEITIPGRATPLVMEHLFYRMPNGAGLPWSSDESAARAFAFGLLGADATPTQSARVAERWWHGVRRARGWSQTLPYKIHVPAGDAAKPRPLIVHLHGSGGHSELAASQTLPLLIAEAGPEPIIVYPQSPGGWRGPAVGELIDALAKQYAIDPNRVYLIGFSLGGIGSWEVALDQPERFAAVVPIGGRMGSPADAARLKNVPIWVFNGADDPGTTTEEATIMVDALRRAGGNPRFTVMPGKSHGDSQDAAYRYPGMFKWMLEQRRGAK is encoded by the coding sequence ATGGCAGCACCCTCATTACCAAAGCTGGACTCCATTACGGTCAATGGCGATCTCGCAGATTGGGGCGAGCGCGGATTGCGTCTGCCGTTCCTGACACCCGATTCGCCGCGTCTGCCTGACCCCGCGCGCAGCAACGCGTCCGCCCGCTTCGCGTGGGATGAGACCGGCTTGCTCATCGCCGTCGAGGTGACCGATACCACACCGAGCGAAGCGCACATCGCTGCCGCCGCCTACACAGCCGACAGCGTCGAACTGTTCCTAGCTGCCGATCCCGCCCAACCGGCCAGTGTTCAACTTGTTCTCAGCCCTGGAAATGATCCGGCTCATCCTGAACCGCGCAGTTATGTTTTTGAAAATCATTCGGTCAAGGTTCCACCTGTTCCGAATAAAGTGACATGGGCCGTCAAGCCGCGCGCTGGCGGTTACGTCGCCGAAGCGCGCCTTGCGTGGGCGACACTGGGTCTCCGGCCCGTTCCAGGCCTCACCATCGGAACGCGCCTTTATGTCAATGACGATGATGGTGCGGGCACTCGCACGCGTTTCGTCTGGCAACCCGAAGCGGGCGGGCCACGTTATTACGCCCTCACCTTAGCCGCCGATGCCACATCGGGAGTCATCGACACGCCGGTTGCATGGACGGCGCTGGATGTGGCCGACATCGTAGGCCGCGTGAACATGATCGCAGGGACGGCGCTGGCGGGTACGAAATGGCAGGTCAAGCAAGGTGAGAACTTGCTCGGAGTTCTCACGCTCCAGCCCGCCGGAAATTCAGCCAGTGGAAGCCTTGCACTGCCGATCAGCCGTGCCCCCGGGACGCTCACACTTTCCGGGCCGGACAACGCCGTGCTCACCATCCGCGATACCATGTCTGGCGATGCGGCTGGCGTTGTTGCGCGCGCGAACGGTGGTCGCGTTAGCCCGGCAGACAAACAAACGCTCGCCTTCGCCCGCGCCGAGTTTCCACAGCACGTCTTCACGGGCAGCCGGTTTCCCACGATGGGCTTTGGTGACATGGCCCGCGTCACGCGCCTGTTGGGCGCTGAGCCAAAAATCACGACTCTCTGGATGGATGCAGAAGGACGCGATGTGACTGCGCCGCTCGCGCCGGGACGTTATGCCGCGAGAAGTGAAATCACGATCCCCGGGCGCGCCACGCCGCTCGTAATGGAGCATCTTTTCTATCGAATGCCAAACGGCGCTGGCCTGCCATGGAGTTCCGATGAGTCTGCGGCGCGCGCCTTCGCATTCGGGTTGCTGGGAGCCGATGCCACACCGACGCAGAGCGCACGCGTGGCCGAACGGTGGTGGCATGGCGTTCGACGCGCGCGGGGTTGGAGCCAAACGCTTCCTTATAAAATCCATGTGCCTGCTGGAGACGCCGCCAAACCCCGCCCGCTCATTGTGCATCTGCACGGTTCGGGTGGCCATTCGGAATTGGCGGCGAGCCAAACTCTACCGCTGCTTATCGCGGAGGCCGGGCCGGAACCCATCATCGTATATCCGCAGTCGCCCGGCGGTTGGCGCGGGCCGGCGGTTGGCGAGCTAATTGACGCGCTGGCGAAGCAGTACGCCATTGACCCCAACCGCGTTTACCTTATAGGTTTCAGTCTGGGCGGAATCGGTTCATGGGAAGTGGCGCTCGATCAGCCGGAGCGCTTTGCGGCAGTTGTCCCAATTGGTGGCCGCATGGGCAGCCCCGCCGATGCAGCGCGGTTGAAGAATGTTCCGATCTGGGTGTTCAACGGTGCGGATGACCCCGGCACGACAACGGAGGAAGCGACCATCATGGTGGACGCTCTGCGCCGCGCCGGTGGTAATCCGCGTTTCACGGTGATGCCCGGCAAGTCTCACGGCGATTCGCAGGATGCGGCGTATCGCTATCCGGGAATGTTCAAGTGGATGCTTGAACAACGTCGCGGAGCGAAGTAG
- a CDS encoding GDSL-type esterase/lipase family protein — protein sequence MKTPVSHYKAQMQLPMRILNLLIAAAVLVLSSLQSRAEPLVKNGESIAFLGDSITRDGAANAGGYVRLVESALADQGIKITVIPAGIGGNQSKDMLDRLERDVLSKKPTWMTLSVGVNDVWHPAQGRGIEEYKTDVTAILDRAQGAGIKVLILTATQIYLPITNAQNTKLAEYNAFLRETTKARNIPLADANAAMATEQASLEKAGIKRSLTVDGIHMNTYGNMVMAKSVLAAFGFDARQIAVAQAKWNEIPGIFETTTKIKLSAKQLTALEAYGAIQYKPVETVVGEISTTAVNYALYTTSSGLNARQPTTVEAKGNDEPGTVETTVKVKLSANRLAALEAYAANQKKPVETVVGEISTTAIDAALKTASVPSDPKHINSAAVPSNRGTDSYHQALNAEAKKGNIDLLFIGDSITMAWKSDGRGVWDERFVPHKAANFGLGGDKTEHVLWRLQNGNLEGIKPKVVVLLIGTNNVGRISSEDLAGGITAVVKEINTRLPESKVLLMGLFPRGETPTHPHRIQVAEVNTMISKLDDGQRVFFTDIGSQMLLPDGSISKDYLPDLLHLSSKGYKLWGESIQPKIDKFMK from the coding sequence ATGAAAACACCTGTTTCGCACTACAAGGCACAAATGCAACTTCCCATGCGTATTCTAAATCTCCTGATAGCCGCTGCTGTTTTAGTTTTGAGCTCGCTGCAATCTCGCGCGGAACCTCTCGTCAAAAACGGCGAATCCATCGCCTTCCTGGGCGACTCGATCACCCGGGATGGCGCAGCCAACGCCGGCGGTTATGTGCGTTTAGTGGAGAGCGCCCTCGCCGATCAGGGTATTAAAATCACCGTTATCCCGGCGGGCATCGGTGGGAACCAATCCAAAGACATGCTTGACCGTCTGGAAAGGGATGTTCTCAGCAAGAAGCCCACGTGGATGACCCTCAGCGTCGGCGTAAACGACGTCTGGCATCCTGCGCAAGGAAGGGGGATTGAGGAGTACAAGACTGATGTAACAGCTATTCTTGACCGCGCACAGGGTGCCGGTATCAAGGTCTTGATCCTCACCGCAACGCAAATCTATCTTCCCATCACTAACGCCCAAAACACAAAACTGGCGGAGTACAACGCTTTTCTCCGCGAGACGACGAAGGCCCGCAACATTCCCCTCGCCGATGCTAATGCCGCTATGGCCACAGAGCAGGCGTCACTTGAAAAGGCGGGGATTAAACGCTCACTTACCGTCGACGGCATTCACATGAATACCTATGGCAACATGGTGATGGCGAAGAGTGTGCTGGCCGCCTTCGGCTTTGATGCCCGTCAAATCGCCGTGGCGCAGGCCAAGTGGAACGAGATTCCCGGAATCTTCGAGACGACGACCAAGATCAAACTCTCCGCCAAACAACTCACCGCTCTGGAGGCCTACGGCGCGATTCAGTACAAGCCCGTCGAAACTGTGGTAGGTGAGATCTCAACCACCGCTGTCAACTATGCGCTTTATACCACGTCTTCCGGCCTTAATGCTCGTCAACCTACTACTGTTGAAGCTAAAGGGAACGACGAACCGGGAACCGTCGAGACGACGGTCAAGGTCAAACTCTCCGCTAATCGACTCGCCGCTCTGGAAGCCTACGCGGCGAACCAGAAGAAGCCCGTCGAAACTGTGGTAGGTGAGATCTCAACGACCGCTATCGACGCTGCGCTTAAAACCGCGTCGGTCCCGTCTGACCCTAAACATATCAATAGCGCAGCGGTGCCCTCGAATCGTGGCACAGACTCTTACCATCAAGCTTTAAATGCAGAAGCCAAAAAGGGCAATATCGACTTGCTCTTCATCGGCGACTCGATCACCATGGCCTGGAAGAGCGATGGCAGAGGCGTCTGGGATGAGCGGTTTGTGCCCCACAAGGCGGCTAACTTTGGCTTGGGCGGAGATAAGACGGAGCACGTCCTATGGCGTCTGCAAAATGGCAACCTCGAAGGTATCAAGCCCAAAGTCGTTGTTCTCTTGATCGGCACCAACAACGTGGGCCGCATCAGTTCTGAGGATCTCGCTGGAGGAATCACTGCGGTTGTCAAGGAAATTAATACGCGTTTGCCTGAATCGAAAGTTCTACTCATGGGACTGTTTCCGCGCGGCGAAACTCCTACACATCCGCACCGCATTCAGGTGGCGGAAGTCAACACCATGATTTCCAAGCTGGACGACGGACAGCGCGTTTTCTTCACTGACATCGGCTCGCAAATGCTGCTTCCCGACGGCAGCATTTCCAAGGACTACTTACCCGATCTCCTGCACCTGAGTTCCAAAGGTTACAAGCTTTGGGGCGAAAGCATTCAACCGAAGATCGACAAGTTCATGAAATAA